The following proteins are co-located in the Thermoanaerobaculum aquaticum genome:
- a CDS encoding pyruvoyl-dependent arginine decarboxylase — MPKHLVPTKLFFTRGVGSHREKLQSFELALRDAGIAALNLVSVSSIYPPGCKIISRKKGEALLEPGQIAFVVMSRAESNEPHRMIAASVGVAVPRDKRMYGYLSEHHAFGQTAKEAGDYAEDLAASMLASTLGVEFDEDQSWDEKRQIWRISGKIVVTRNITQSAVVKPDGRWTTVIAAAVLLFD, encoded by the coding sequence ATGCCCAAACACCTGGTTCCAACCAAGCTCTTTTTCACCCGGGGGGTGGGAAGCCACCGGGAAAAGCTGCAGTCCTTTGAGCTAGCCCTGCGGGATGCAGGTATTGCCGCGCTGAACTTGGTTTCGGTGTCGTCCATTTACCCACCGGGTTGCAAGATCATTTCCCGGAAAAAAGGGGAAGCACTTCTCGAGCCGGGGCAAATTGCCTTTGTGGTTATGAGCCGGGCGGAATCGAACGAGCCGCACCGCATGATTGCTGCCTCGGTGGGCGTGGCCGTGCCGCGGGACAAGCGCATGTACGGCTACCTTTCCGAGCACCACGCCTTCGGCCAAACCGCCAAGGAAGCCGGCGACTACGCGGAAGATTTAGCAGCTTCCATGCTGGCTTCCACCTTAGGTGTGGAGTTTGACGAGGATCAATCCTGGGACGAAAAGCGGCAAATCTGGCGCATTTCCGGCAAAATCGTGGTCACCCGCAACATCACGCAGTCGGCGGTGGTTAAACCCGATGGCCGCTGGACCACGGTCATTGCGGCCGCAGTGTTGCTTTTTGATTGA
- the speB gene encoding agmatinase, producing MEERYAPYLSFLGLPEELRPTSGPKVGILPVPYDLTTSYQPGARRGPIAILEASTHLETFDEELEWDPSAFLQLETLAPVVPDTSGPEATMGRIYAVACEVLKTHDFLVGLGGEHSVSFPLVKAVKERHPHVGVLQLDAHADLRESFEGSPYNHACVMHRILELGLPTVQVGIRSLTAEEHDLIKAGKVTTIFAPEAVQQPVQEFLPKVLAALPEEVYVTVDLDAFDPAIMPATGTPEPGGLSWYRALEILREVAKSRRIVGFDVVELAPLPSLVAPDFLAAKLVYKLLAYAFAPIHLRS from the coding sequence ATGGAAGAACGCTACGCCCCTTACCTGAGCTTTTTGGGCCTCCCCGAAGAGTTAAGGCCAACCTCTGGTCCTAAGGTTGGCATTCTCCCGGTCCCTTACGACTTGACCACTTCCTACCAGCCTGGCGCCCGTCGGGGGCCGATTGCCATTCTGGAAGCATCCACCCATTTGGAAACCTTCGACGAAGAGCTGGAGTGGGACCCTTCGGCTTTTTTGCAGTTGGAAACCCTGGCTCCGGTGGTGCCGGATACTTCCGGACCCGAGGCCACCATGGGGCGAATTTACGCGGTGGCCTGCGAGGTGTTAAAAACCCACGATTTCCTCGTTGGTTTGGGAGGGGAGCACTCGGTCAGTTTCCCCCTGGTCAAGGCGGTGAAGGAAAGGCATCCCCATGTGGGGGTTTTGCAGCTGGACGCCCACGCCGACCTGCGGGAAAGCTTTGAAGGCTCCCCCTACAACCACGCCTGCGTCATGCATCGCATCTTGGAGCTGGGCTTGCCCACAGTCCAGGTGGGTATCCGCTCGCTCACCGCCGAAGAGCACGACCTCATCAAGGCGGGCAAAGTGACCACAATTTTTGCACCGGAAGCAGTTCAGCAGCCGGTGCAGGAGTTTCTCCCCAAGGTTTTGGCGGCTCTCCCAGAGGAGGTGTACGTCACCGTGGATTTGGATGCCTTTGATCCCGCCATCATGCCCGCCACCGGCACCCCCGAACCCGGTGGGCTTTCCTGGTACCGGGCCTTGGAAATCCTCCGGGAGGTGGCCAAATCCAGGCGCATCGTGGGCTTCGACGTGGTGGAGCTGGCCCCTCTCCCCAGCCTCGTGGCCCCCGATTTCCTCGCCGCCAAGCTCGTCTACAAGCTCTTGGCTTACGCTTTTGCTCCAATCCACTTGCGATCGTGA